One genomic window of Buchnera aphidicola (Drepanosiphum platanoidis) includes the following:
- the rho gene encoding transcription termination factor Rho, which produces MNLTTLKNTLVTKLIMLGKKIGLGHLARMRRQDIIFAILKQHSKSGEDIFGDGVLEILQDGFGFLRSSDSSYLAGPDDIYVSPSQIRRFNLRTGDTISGKIRPPKDGERYFALLKVNKVNYDQPENARSKILFENLTPSHANSRLRMERGNGSTEDLTARVLDLASPIGRGQRGLIVAPPKAGKTMLLQNIAQSIAHNHPECVLMVLLIDERPEEVTEMRKLVKGEVIASTFDEPASRHVQVSEMVIEKAKRLVEHKKDVIILLDSITRLARAYNTVAPSSGKVLTGGVDANALHRPKRFFGAARNVEEGGSLTIIATALIDTGSKMDEVIYEEFKGTGNMELPLSRKIAEKRVFPAIDYNRSGTRKEELLTLPNELQKMWILRKIIHPMGEIDAMEFLINKLSMTKTNDEFFNMMKRSS; this is translated from the coding sequence ATGAATCTTACTACTCTAAAAAATACATTAGTTACTAAATTAATTATGCTTGGCAAAAAAATAGGATTAGGACATTTAGCTAGAATGAGAAGGCAAGATATTATTTTTGCTATTTTAAAGCAGCACTCAAAAAGTGGAGAAGATATTTTTGGAGATGGAGTTTTAGAAATATTACAAGATGGTTTTGGATTTTTAAGATCTTCAGATAGTTCATATTTAGCAGGCCCAGATGATATTTATGTTTCTCCTAGTCAAATTAGAAGATTTAATTTAAGAACAGGAGATACTATATCAGGAAAAATTAGACCTCCAAAAGATGGAGAAAGATATTTTGCTTTGTTAAAAGTGAATAAAGTAAATTATGATCAACCTGAAAATGCTAGAAGTAAAATTTTATTCGAAAATTTAACTCCATCACACGCAAATTCTAGATTGAGAATGGAAAGAGGAAATGGATCTACAGAAGATTTAACAGCTAGAGTATTAGATTTAGCTTCTCCAATTGGTAGAGGCCAAAGAGGGTTAATTGTTGCGCCTCCTAAAGCTGGTAAAACTATGTTGTTGCAAAACATTGCTCAGAGTATTGCTCACAATCACCCAGAATGTGTGTTAATGGTTTTATTAATTGATGAAAGACCAGAAGAAGTTACAGAAATGAGAAAATTAGTAAAGGGAGAAGTAATAGCTTCTACTTTTGATGAACCTGCTTCTAGGCATGTTCAAGTTTCAGAAATGGTAATTGAAAAAGCGAAAAGATTAGTAGAACATAAAAAAGATGTAATTATCTTATTAGATTCAATCACCAGATTAGCAAGAGCATATAATACTGTAGCTCCTTCATCAGGAAAAGTTCTTACTGGAGGGGTAGATGCTAATGCTTTACATAGACCAAAAAGATTTTTTGGTGCAGCTAGAAATGTAGAAGAAGGGGGTAGTTTAACAATTATAGCTACAGCTTTAATAGATACTGGTTCAAAAATGGATGAAGTGATATATGAAGAATTTAAAGGAACAGGAAATATGGAATTGCCATTATCTCGTAAAATAGCAGAAAAAAGAGTATTTCCAGCTATTGATTATAATAGATCAGGAACTAGAAAAGAAGAGCTTCTTACACTTCCTAATGAATTGCAAAAAATGTGGATTTTAAGAAAAATTATACATCCTATGGGAGAAATTGATGCAATGGAATTTTTGATTAATAAACTTTCAATGACAAAAACAAATGATGAATTTTTTAATATGATGAAAAGATCTTCATAA
- the ilvD gene encoding dihydroxy-acid dehydratase, translating to MPEYRSKTTTNGRNMSGARSLWRATGMIDEDFKKPIIAVVNSFTEFVPGHIHLQSVGSLISKEIYKLGGVPKEFNTIAIDDGIAMGHSGMLYSLPSRDLIADSVEYMINAHCVDAMICISNCDKITPGMLMSALRLNIPTVFVSGGPMEAGQKNNSVSKNSLKFSKKIDLVDAIVNGIDPNISQKKSLKIEKSACPTCGSCSGMFTANSMNCLIEALGLALPGNGTLLATHSERKKLFLKSARVIVKITKNFYKKNNFSLLPRNIANKSSFFNAMSVDIAMGGSTNTVLHLLAAAIEGKINFTMKDIDFLSRKVPHLCKVSPSTSKYHVEDVHRAGGIIAILSELNKLKLLNNKVKNILGKTLKSTLKKYDILVTKNKKIKKMYKSGPGRKKTKLPFSQSFFWKKLDINRKSGCIRSFKHAYNKDGGLAILYGNIAKNGCIVKTAGVNKALYFFSGIAQVYESQEEASTAILSGLIKPGHIVVIRYEGPKGGPGMQEMLYPTTYLKAMKLDQKCALITDGRFSGGTSGLSIGHISPEAANKGEIALIRNGDIIEIDILKRSISLKISLKILNFRKNEENKKGLKGYLPLSRNRNISNSLKYYSFFANSADKGATRDLSKIYFNNK from the coding sequence ATGCCAGAATATCGATCAAAAACAACCACTAATGGGCGTAATATGTCTGGTGCTCGATCACTTTGGAGAGCTACTGGAATGATTGATGAAGATTTTAAAAAACCAATTATTGCAGTAGTTAATTCTTTCACAGAATTTGTACCAGGACATATACATTTGCAATCTGTAGGATCTTTAATTTCTAAAGAAATTTATAAATTAGGTGGAGTTCCTAAAGAATTTAATACTATCGCTATAGATGATGGAATTGCTATGGGTCATTCAGGAATGTTATACTCTCTTCCTTCTAGAGATTTAATAGCAGATTCAGTAGAATATATGATAAATGCACATTGTGTTGATGCTATGATCTGTATTTCTAATTGTGATAAAATTACTCCTGGAATGTTAATGAGCGCATTAAGATTAAATATACCAACAGTATTTGTTTCAGGAGGGCCAATGGAGGCTGGCCAAAAAAATAATTCAGTATCAAAAAATTCTTTAAAATTTTCTAAAAAAATAGATTTAGTTGATGCTATTGTAAATGGAATAGATCCAAATATAAGTCAAAAAAAATCACTTAAAATAGAAAAATCTGCTTGTCCTACTTGTGGATCTTGCTCTGGAATGTTTACAGCAAATTCTATGAATTGTTTAATAGAAGCTTTAGGTTTAGCACTTCCAGGTAATGGTACTTTATTAGCTACACATTCTGAGAGAAAAAAATTATTTTTAAAATCTGCTCGAGTAATTGTAAAAATTACTAAAAATTTTTATAAAAAAAATAATTTTAGTTTGTTACCTAGAAATATAGCTAATAAATCTTCTTTTTTTAATGCAATGTCTGTTGATATAGCTATGGGTGGATCGACAAATACTGTATTACATTTATTAGCAGCGGCAATAGAAGGAAAAATAAATTTTACTATGAAAGATATTGATTTTCTTTCAAGAAAAGTTCCTCATTTATGTAAAGTCTCCCCTAGTACTTCTAAATATCATGTAGAAGATGTTCATCGAGCTGGAGGTATCATTGCTATTTTATCAGAATTAAATAAATTGAAGTTATTAAATAATAAAGTTAAAAATATTTTAGGAAAAACATTAAAAAGTACTTTAAAAAAATATGATATTTTAGTTACAAAAAATAAAAAAATAAAAAAAATGTATAAATCTGGACCAGGAAGAAAAAAAACCAAATTACCTTTTTCTCAATCTTTTTTTTGGAAAAAATTAGATATTAATAGAAAATCTGGTTGTATCAGATCATTTAAACATGCATATAATAAAGATGGAGGCTTAGCTATTTTATACGGAAATATTGCTAAAAATGGATGTATTGTTAAAACAGCTGGAGTAAATAAAGCATTATACTTTTTTTCAGGAATTGCTCAAGTTTATGAAAGTCAAGAAGAAGCTTCTACAGCAATTTTATCTGGTTTAATAAAACCCGGTCATATTGTAGTTATTAGATATGAAGGTCCTAAAGGAGGACCTGGAATGCAAGAGATGCTTTATCCTACTACTTATTTAAAAGCTATGAAATTAGATCAAAAATGTGCTTTAATTACAGACGGTAGATTTTCTGGAGGAACTTCAGGGCTGTCAATTGGACATATTTCACCAGAAGCTGCAAATAAAGGAGAAATAGCATTAATTAGAAATGGAGACATTATTGAAATAGATATTTTAAAAAGATCTATTTCTTTAAAAATTTCTTTAAAAATTTTAAATTTTAGAAAAAATGAAGAAAATAAAAAAGGTTTAAAAGGTTATCTTCCTTTATCAAGAAATCGTAACATTTCAAATTCTTTAAAATATTATTCTTTTTTTGCAAACAGTGCAGATAAAGGAGCAACAAGAGATTTGTCAAAAATATATTTTAATAATAAATAA
- the cyaY gene encoding iron donor protein CyaY: MIQYNKKNNFDQKFYKIILKIEKNIDLFLKIFKLKNVDYENKNNLMKIKFFKKKQKIIISKQSFLKQIWIATSKNGYHFKYFKKKNKWICIRSKYELSELLKKIFFKYTKKNFFINI; encoded by the coding sequence ATGATTCAATATAATAAAAAAAATAATTTTGATCAAAAATTTTATAAAATTATTTTAAAAATAGAAAAAAATATAGATTTATTTTTAAAAATATTTAAACTTAAAAACGTTGATTATGAAAACAAAAACAATTTAATGAAAATAAAATTTTTTAAAAAAAAACAAAAAATTATTATTAGTAAACAAAGTTTTTTAAAACAAATTTGGATAGCAACATCAAAAAATGGATATCATTTTAAATATTTTAAAAAAAAAAATAAATGGATTTGTATTAGATCAAAATATGAATTATCAGAATTATTAAAAAAAATTTTTTTTAAATATACAAAAAAAAATTTTTTTATAAATATTTAA
- a CDS encoding MFS transporter — MKKKYKKKKNKNFEKIIFALFLAGFSNFFMLYFSQPILSFFSKKFYLSPIESSLSLSVSTACMAIGTLFSSFLADFFGRKKVIFLSLLLSILFTFFSIFANSWNQIILFRALVGFFLSGVTPISIIYLSEEIDASSLSKSIGLYISGNTIGGFSGRLFSSIGIHYFSWKILFLLIGLFSFFLIIIFYYYLPESKNFKSSNITLKSLKDNFLFQITNEKIVLLFIIGFFTMGSFVAVFNYINYRLSIMPFHLSSKSISFISSIYLVGIYFSQKSSNLVKKNGIFKILIISLILMIIGLFLTFWNYLLIIFFGLLLFSSGFFLCHSVISNLVSYFSLKFKIFISPLYFFFYYMGASILGTLNGYIWFKFDWFGVIEFLTICLLISIIAILRLKKLIK, encoded by the coding sequence ATGAAAAAAAAATATAAAAAAAAAAAAAATAAAAATTTTGAAAAAATTATTTTTGCTTTATTTTTAGCTGGTTTTTCAAATTTTTTTATGTTATATTTTTCTCAACCTATTTTATCATTTTTTTCAAAAAAATTTTATTTGAGTCCTATAGAAAGTAGTTTATCACTATCAGTTTCTACCGCATGTATGGCTATTGGAACTTTGTTTTCTAGTTTTTTAGCAGATTTTTTTGGAAGAAAAAAAGTAATTTTTTTATCTTTACTCTTATCAATATTATTTACTTTTTTTTCAATTTTTGCAAATTCTTGGAATCAAATAATTTTGTTTAGAGCTTTAGTTGGATTTTTTTTAAGTGGAGTAACACCTATTTCAATAATTTATTTAAGTGAAGAAATAGATGCTTCTTCTTTATCTAAATCTATTGGATTATATATCAGTGGAAATACTATTGGAGGATTTTCAGGTAGATTATTTAGTAGTATTGGAATACATTATTTTTCTTGGAAAATTTTATTTTTATTAATTGGATTATTTTCTTTTTTTTTAATAATAATATTTTATTACTACCTTCCAGAATCTAAAAATTTTAAAAGTTCGAATATTACTTTAAAATCTTTAAAAGATAATTTTTTATTTCAAATTACAAATGAAAAAATAGTTTTGTTATTTATTATTGGTTTTTTCACAATGGGTTCTTTTGTAGCTGTATTTAATTATATAAATTATAGATTATCTATAATGCCTTTTCATTTAAGTTCTAAGTCTATTAGTTTTATTTCTTCAATTTATTTAGTAGGTATATATTTTTCTCAAAAATCTAGTAATTTAGTTAAAAAAAATGGAATTTTTAAAATTTTAATAATATCTTTAATTTTAATGATAATAGGTTTATTTTTAACATTTTGGAATTATTTATTAATTATTTTTTTTGGCTTATTATTATTTTCTTCAGGATTTTTTTTATGTCATTCTGTTATTAGCAATTTAGTAAGTTATTTTTCTTTAAAATTTAAAATTTTTATTTCTCCATTATATTTCTTTTTTTATTATATGGGAGCTAGTATTTTAGGAACTTTAAATGGATATATTTGGTTTAAATTTGATTGGTTTGGAGTAATTGAATTTTTAACAATATGTTTATTAATTAGTATTATAGCAATTTTAAGATTAAAAAAATTAATAAAATAA
- the ilvC gene encoding ketol-acid reductoisomerase, with amino-acid sequence MKNYFNSLNFRQKLTELKKCRLMRKNEFYNKKKSLENKKIVILGCGAQGLNQGLNMRDSGLTISYALKNKSIINKNKSWRRAKKNKFIVDSYENLIPFADLVINLTPDKNHSYVVKKAQKLMKKNSCLGYSHGFNIVEMGEKIRKDITVIMVAPKCPGTEVRTEYKRGFGVPTLIAVHKENNIHNKGLDIAKAWAYSIGSHRAGVLESSFIAEVKSDLMGEQTILCGLLQTGSIVAYEYLINQGHNSGYSGQLLQKGWEVITESLKHGGISLMMDRLSNFSKIRAYYLSENLKKSFKTLFQKHMDDILSGDFSKNMMKDWNNKDKQLLNWRLETQESMFENSPQYKGNILDDEYFEHGLFMVALIKAGIELSFEIMIDSGIVEKSAYYESLHELPLIANTISRKKLYEMNVVISDTAEYGNYLFSQKAVPILRNFINNLKYGDFGNAPISNEIDNIELKNINENIYRHPIEKVGRKLRYYMTKMKKIK; translated from the coding sequence ATGAAAAATTACTTTAATAGTTTAAATTTTAGACAAAAATTAACAGAATTAAAAAAATGTAGATTAATGAGAAAAAATGAATTTTATAATAAAAAAAAATCTTTAGAAAATAAAAAAATTGTTATTCTTGGTTGTGGAGCTCAAGGTTTAAATCAAGGTTTAAATATGAGGGATTCAGGTTTGACAATTTCATATGCTTTAAAAAATAAAAGTATTATAAATAAAAATAAATCTTGGAGAAGAGCTAAAAAAAATAAATTTATAGTTGATTCATATGAAAATTTAATACCATTTGCAGATTTAGTAATTAATTTAACTCCTGATAAAAATCATTCTTATGTTGTAAAAAAAGCTCAAAAATTAATGAAAAAAAATTCTTGTTTAGGGTATTCACATGGATTTAATATTGTAGAAATGGGAGAAAAAATTAGAAAAGATATAACTGTAATTATGGTAGCTCCAAAATGTCCTGGAACAGAAGTAAGAACAGAATATAAACGTGGTTTTGGAGTTCCAACATTAATTGCTGTTCATAAAGAAAATAATATTCATAATAAAGGATTAGATATTGCTAAAGCTTGGGCGTATTCAATAGGTTCTCATAGAGCTGGAGTTCTTGAATCTTCTTTTATTGCAGAAGTAAAATCTGATTTAATGGGAGAGCAAACTATTTTATGTGGATTATTACAAACTGGATCTATAGTAGCTTACGAATATTTAATTAATCAAGGTCATAATTCAGGATATTCTGGTCAACTATTACAAAAAGGGTGGGAAGTTATTACCGAAAGTTTAAAGCATGGAGGAATTAGTTTAATGATGGATCGTTTATCTAATTTTTCAAAAATTAGAGCATATTATTTATCAGAAAATTTAAAAAAATCTTTTAAAACTTTATTCCAAAAACATATGGATGATATTTTATCAGGAGATTTTTCTAAAAATATGATGAAAGATTGGAATAATAAAGATAAACAATTATTAAATTGGCGTTTAGAAACTCAAGAATCCATGTTTGAAAATTCTCCTCAATACAAAGGAAATATATTAGATGATGAATATTTTGAACATGGTTTATTTATGGTGGCTTTAATAAAAGCTGGAATTGAATTATCTTTTGAAATTATGATAGATTCAGGAATTGTAGAAAAATCTGCGTATTATGAATCTTTACATGAATTACCATTAATTGCAAATACAATTTCTAGAAAAAAATTATATGAAATGAACGTAGTAATTTCAGATACTGCAGAATATGGAAATTATTTATTTTCTCAAAAAGCTGTTCCTATTTTAAGAAATTTTATTAATAATTTAAAATATGGAGATTTTGGAAATGCTCCTATTTCAAATGAAATAGATAATATTGAATTAAAAAATATAAATGAAAATATTTATAGACATCCTATTGAAAAAGTAGGAAGAAAATTAAGATATTATATGACTAAAATGAAAAAAATAAAATAA
- the dapF gene encoding diaminopimelate epimerase — protein sequence MKKKIFFSKMQSLGNDFVILENLTQNFCYSSSLIKSLSNRKLGIGFDQLLIVESSKNKNADFFYRIFNADGTEVSQCGNGARCFAKFLFIKGFSKNKKISIQTKNRIMSVLIQSNKLVTLNIGKPIFNLNKIPFIGKKNKKYKKYFIKLENKKYFFDVLSVGNPHCVLQVKNFKKLNIQKIGSFIESHKFFPNKTNVNFMKILNNKKIFLRIYERGVGETQSCGSGACASVVSGILNKILKRKKICVNLLGGNLEVEWKKKNDCIYVTGPVFHVYDGFFYI from the coding sequence ATGAAAAAAAAAATATTTTTTTCTAAAATGCAATCTTTAGGAAATGATTTTGTTATTTTAGAAAATTTAACTCAAAACTTTTGTTATTCTTCATCTTTAATTAAATCTTTATCTAATAGAAAATTAGGAATAGGTTTTGATCAATTATTAATTGTTGAATCATCAAAAAATAAAAATGCAGATTTTTTTTATAGAATTTTTAATGCTGATGGAACGGAAGTATCTCAATGTGGAAATGGAGCACGTTGTTTTGCTAAATTTTTATTTATAAAAGGTTTTTCAAAAAATAAAAAAATTTCTATACAAACAAAAAATCGAATTATGTCTGTTTTAATTCAATCAAATAAATTAGTAACGTTAAATATTGGAAAACCTATTTTTAATTTAAACAAAATTCCTTTTATTGGAAAAAAAAATAAAAAATATAAAAAATATTTTATAAAATTAGAAAATAAAAAATATTTTTTTGATGTTCTATCAGTAGGTAATCCTCATTGTGTTCTTCAAGTTAAAAATTTTAAAAAATTGAATATACAGAAAATAGGTTCTTTTATTGAAAGTCATAAATTTTTTCCTAATAAAACAAATGTAAATTTTATGAAAATTTTAAATAATAAAAAAATTTTTTTAAGAATTTATGAAAGAGGAGTAGGTGAAACACAATCTTGTGGAAGTGGGGCATGCGCTTCTGTAGTTTCTGGAATATTAAATAAAATATTAAAAAGAAAAAAAATTTGTGTAAATTTATTAGGTGGAAATTTAGAAGTAGAATGGAAAAAAAAAAATGATTGTATTTATGTGACTGGTCCAGTTTTTCATGTATACGATGGATTTTTTTATATTTAA
- the trxA gene encoding thioredoxin, with the protein MKSLIKNLTDESFDLFISKNSKNFILIDFWAKWCNPCKLLSPILEKLSKNFIDIKFVKVDIEKNPKVSLKYSIQSVPTLILMYKKKVINTKIGVSSKENLSNFLTTNINNFKSFKK; encoded by the coding sequence ATGAAAAGTTTAATAAAAAATTTAACTGATGAGAGTTTTGACTTATTTATTTCTAAAAATTCTAAAAATTTTATTTTAATAGATTTTTGGGCAAAATGGTGTAATCCTTGTAAATTATTATCCCCTATTTTAGAAAAATTATCTAAAAATTTTATAGATATCAAATTTGTAAAAGTAGATATTGAAAAAAATCCAAAAGTTTCTTTAAAATATTCTATTCAAAGTGTACCTACTTTAATTTTAATGTATAAAAAAAAAGTTATTAATACAAAAATAGGTGTTTCTTCTAAAGAAAATTTATCTAATTTTTTAACAACGAATATTAATAATTTTAAATCTTTTAAAAAATAA